The following proteins are encoded in a genomic region of Mycobacterium sp. 155:
- a CDS encoding maleylpyruvate isomerase N-terminal domain-containing protein, whose amino-acid sequence MTSDVFASAAQAFTQLVQSLPATALDGPGLDEWDMRALIGHTSRSLITVSTYLHAPATHEDVSSAVEYYVKIRDYMSGSGAAAIVERGRQAGRDLGVDPVATVEQLVARALDDRVDSSKMSVSLIRCLM is encoded by the coding sequence GTGACCTCGGACGTCTTCGCTTCGGCGGCACAGGCTTTCACGCAGTTGGTGCAGTCGCTCCCAGCCACCGCATTGGACGGACCCGGCCTGGACGAATGGGATATGCGGGCCTTGATCGGCCACACCTCGCGGTCGTTGATTACGGTCAGCACGTACCTGCACGCTCCCGCCACCCACGAGGATGTGTCCAGCGCGGTCGAGTACTACGTGAAGATCCGCGACTATATGTCCGGCAGCGGCGCCGCGGCCATCGTGGAGCGCGGCAGGCAGGCGGGTCGCGACCTGGGTGTCGATCCGGTCGCCACGGTCGAGCAGCTGGTGGCTCGCGCGCTCGATGACCGCGTTGACTCATCAAAAATGTCCGTTTCGTTGATTCGTTGCCTCATGTGA
- a CDS encoding DDE-type integrase/transposase/recombinase, producing the protein MGLTLTERTAVTRAIAVRYVQASRDEKSRILDELCATTGWHRDHARKALRGALRPRVVRARRPRPPTYGPEVIEALVLCWKVVGMPAGKRLAEVLGELVVVLRRCGELVIDDATAGLLAGMSAATIDRRLAPERKKHQLKGRCRTKPGTLLKSQIPVRTWAAWDDAVPGFVEIDLVSHDGGVVTGVHAYTLTVTDIATGWTETRSVLGKGEKRVMVALSEIAAGMPFPIRGVDSDNGSEFINFTLLEWCRTRHITFTRSRVGNKNDGCHVEQKNWTTVRVLVGYHRYDTAAEVVLLNKIWVLQSLLGNYFSPQQKLKSKVRRGSKVTKRYHKAATPYRRAQAHAVVTAEEVKHLAEIYAGLNPAALQRHIQALCAELLTVTTSKAGPRPIARLGRAPVAEATNISTPNA; encoded by the coding sequence ATGGGGTTGACGTTGACGGAGCGCACGGCGGTGACCAGGGCGATCGCGGTGCGGTATGTGCAGGCGAGTCGGGACGAGAAGTCCCGGATTCTCGATGAGTTGTGTGCCACGACGGGCTGGCATCGCGATCATGCCCGCAAGGCGTTGCGGGGTGCGCTGCGGCCGCGGGTGGTGCGGGCGCGGCGGCCCCGGCCCCCGACCTATGGCCCGGAAGTCATTGAGGCCCTGGTGTTGTGCTGGAAGGTGGTGGGGATGCCGGCCGGTAAGCGGTTGGCGGAGGTCTTGGGTGAGTTGGTGGTGGTACTGCGCCGGTGCGGGGAGTTGGTCATCGACGATGCCACGGCAGGGTTGTTGGCGGGGATGTCGGCGGCCACCATTGATCGTCGACTGGCTCCGGAACGGAAGAAACACCAGCTTAAGGGTCGTTGCCGGACGAAACCGGGCACGTTGCTCAAGAGTCAGATCCCGGTGCGCACTTGGGCGGCGTGGGACGATGCGGTGCCGGGGTTCGTCGAGATCGATCTGGTCAGCCATGACGGTGGGGTGGTCACCGGGGTGCATGCCTACACGTTGACGGTCACCGACATCGCCACCGGTTGGACCGAGACCCGCAGCGTGTTGGGCAAAGGCGAGAAACGGGTGATGGTCGCGTTGAGTGAGATCGCGGCGGGGATGCCGTTCCCGATCCGGGGGGTGGATTCGGACAATGGGTCGGAGTTCATCAACTTCACCCTGTTGGAGTGGTGCCGAACGCGGCATATCACCTTCACTCGGTCGCGGGTGGGCAACAAGAACGATGGTTGTCACGTCGAGCAGAAGAACTGGACCACGGTGCGGGTCCTGGTGGGCTATCACCGCTACGACACGGCCGCAGAGGTGGTGTTACTCAACAAGATCTGGGTATTGCAGTCGTTGTTGGGCAACTATTTCTCCCCGCAGCAGAAACTCAAGTCGAAGGTCCGTCGGGGTTCCAAGGTGACCAAGAGGTATCACAAGGCCGCCACCCCGTACCGTCGGGCCCAGGCCCATGCGGTGGTCACCGCCGAGGAGGTCAAACACCTGGCCGAGATCTACGCCGGGCTCAATCCCGCCGCCCTGCAACGTCACATTCAAGCGTTGTGCGCTGAGCTGCTCACGGTGACCACCAGCAAAGCCGGTCCCCGACCGATCGCCCGCCTGGGGCGGGCACCGGTGGCTGAGGCAACGAATATTTCCACCCCCAACGCCTGA
- a CDS encoding VOC family protein → MAIEVTPAVIPHLVVDDAAAAIDFYVKAFGATELGRIPGPDGKLVHAALTVNGSTLMLNDDFPEFNNGKSTTPKALGGTPVTIHLTVTDVEARFAQAVEAGAEVVMPLADQFWGDRYGMVRDPFGHQWSLGQPVREVSPEEIAAAMQSMQ, encoded by the coding sequence ATGGCCATCGAAGTAACCCCCGCAGTAATCCCGCATCTCGTCGTCGACGACGCCGCTGCTGCTATCGACTTCTACGTCAAGGCATTTGGCGCTACTGAGCTGGGCCGGATACCTGGTCCCGACGGCAAGCTCGTCCATGCCGCTCTCACCGTCAACGGCTCGACCCTGATGCTCAATGATGATTTCCCGGAATTCAACAATGGAAAATCGACGACGCCGAAGGCACTCGGCGGCACACCCGTCACCATTCACCTGACCGTCACCGACGTCGAGGCGCGCTTCGCTCAGGCTGTCGAGGCCGGCGCCGAGGTAGTTATGCCGCTGGCGGACCAGTTCTGGGGCGACCGCTACGGCATGGTGCGTGACCCGTTCGGGCACCAGTGGTCGTTGGGTCAGCCGGTGCGCGAGGTGAGCCCGGAGGAGATCGCGGCAGCGATGCAGAGCATGCAGTAG
- a CDS encoding 4Fe-4S binding protein, whose product MPHVITQSCCSDGSCVYACPVNCIHPSPDEPGFATAEMLYIDPDACVDCGACVSACPVGAIGPDTRLTDKQLPFIELNAAFYPKRDGKLPPTSKLAPVLDAPKIDRLTGRPLTVAIVGSGPAAMYAADELLTQKGVRVNVFEKLPTPYGLVRAGVAPDHQSTKRVTRLFDTIGKHRNLRFFLNVEVGKHLTHAELLEHHHAVLYAVGAPNDRRLDIDGMGRPGTGTATEMVAWINGHPDFTDLPVDLSHERVVIIGNGNVAFDVARILTTDPDVLARTDISDHALAALRSSRVQEVVIAARRGPVSSAFTLPELIGLTTTCEVVLSAADHDLVMRDLADPAPHVPEPASAPYVRGGPDALTRAKLEILAKLGDASAPITRPRIRLAYQLTPQRVVGEDKTTGIEFGLTGTDQSCTIDAGLVLTSIGYRGKAIDGLPFDDRAAVVPNDGGRVVDPVTGEPVRGAYVAGWIKRGPTGFIGTNKSCASETVHRLVADYNVGALTDPAHKPADLDRLVHDRQPDAIDAAGWRAIDAAEIARGGDERPRDKFTTVEAMLAAAATAPKRTLRQRLTASLYAH is encoded by the coding sequence GTGCCTCATGTGATCACCCAGTCGTGTTGCAGCGACGGGTCCTGTGTCTATGCGTGCCCGGTCAACTGCATCCATCCGTCACCGGATGAGCCGGGCTTCGCGACCGCCGAGATGCTCTACATCGATCCCGATGCGTGTGTCGACTGCGGTGCGTGCGTCAGCGCGTGCCCGGTCGGCGCCATCGGGCCCGACACCCGGCTGACCGACAAGCAGCTGCCCTTCATCGAGCTCAACGCGGCGTTCTACCCCAAGAGGGACGGCAAGCTGCCGCCGACGTCAAAACTGGCACCGGTGCTCGACGCACCCAAGATCGACCGGCTCACCGGGCGCCCGCTGACCGTGGCGATCGTGGGTTCGGGGCCCGCTGCGATGTACGCCGCCGACGAGCTGTTGACGCAAAAAGGCGTGCGAGTCAACGTCTTCGAGAAGCTCCCGACGCCCTATGGTCTGGTGCGCGCCGGCGTCGCCCCCGACCACCAGAGCACCAAGCGGGTGACTCGGCTGTTCGACACCATCGGCAAGCACCGCAACCTGCGGTTCTTCCTCAATGTCGAGGTGGGCAAGCACCTGACCCACGCCGAGCTGCTGGAGCATCATCACGCCGTGCTGTACGCCGTGGGTGCCCCTAACGACCGGCGCCTGGACATCGACGGCATGGGCCGGCCGGGTACGGGAACCGCCACCGAGATGGTGGCCTGGATCAATGGTCATCCCGACTTCACCGATCTTCCGGTGGATCTGAGCCACGAGCGGGTCGTGATCATCGGCAACGGCAATGTCGCATTCGACGTCGCCCGGATCCTGACGACCGACCCGGACGTGTTGGCGCGCACCGACATCTCCGATCACGCGCTGGCTGCTCTGCGCAGTTCGCGGGTGCAGGAGGTGGTGATCGCGGCTCGACGCGGCCCGGTGTCCTCGGCGTTCACCCTGCCCGAGCTGATCGGGCTGACCACCACCTGCGAGGTGGTACTGAGCGCGGCCGATCACGATCTGGTGATGCGTGACCTGGCTGATCCTGCTCCTCACGTGCCCGAGCCGGCTTCTGCTCCTTACGTGCGCGGTGGGCCCGATGCACTCACCCGCGCCAAGCTGGAGATCCTGGCCAAGCTCGGTGACGCGTCTGCCCCGATCACGCGGCCGCGAATCCGGTTGGCCTACCAGCTGACCCCGCAGCGCGTGGTGGGCGAGGACAAGACCACCGGTATCGAGTTCGGTCTGACCGGCACCGACCAGTCGTGCACTATCGACGCCGGGCTCGTGCTCACCTCGATCGGCTACCGCGGCAAGGCCATTGACGGGTTGCCGTTCGACGACCGCGCCGCAGTCGTGCCCAACGACGGGGGCCGAGTGGTCGACCCGGTGACGGGTGAACCGGTACGCGGCGCCTATGTGGCGGGCTGGATCAAGCGTGGGCCCACCGGGTTCATCGGTACCAACAAGTCGTGTGCATCGGAGACCGTGCACCGCCTGGTTGCCGACTACAACGTCGGCGCGCTGACCGATCCGGCGCATAAGCCGGCGGACCTGGACAGGCTCGTACATGATCGTCAGCCCGACGCGATCGATGCCGCGGGGTGGCGCGCCATCGATGCGGCTGAGATCGCACGCGGTGGCGACGAGCGTCCGCGCGACAAGTTCACCACGGTCGAGGCCATGCTGGCGGCCGCCGCGACAGCACCGAAACGCACTCTGCGTCAGCGCCTCACCGCATCCCTGTACGCACACTGA
- a CDS encoding diiron oxygenase, whose product MARTKMVRRWRKNMDVTDDAEYVDMLTTLSEGSVRRNFNPYLDIEWDSPEFAVTPNDPRWVLPATDPIGGHPWYRAQPLQRQIEIGMWRQANVAKVGLHFENILIRGLMQYSFWVPNGSPEYRYCLHESVEECNHTLMFQEMVNHIGKDVPGMPMLLKWLQPLIPLAAGPLPIPFFFGVLAGEEPIDHTQKNVLREGKELHPIMERVMAIHVAEEARHISFAHQYLHKRVPHLHRRQRWLLSLFVPLTMRILCSAIIVPPRAFWKEFDIPRSVRKDLFFGAPESRKMLRDMFSDVRMLCTDTGLMNPIAKLMWKICKIDGPPSRYRSEPQREHLVAVA is encoded by the coding sequence ATGGCTCGCACCAAGATGGTCAGACGCTGGCGTAAGAATATGGACGTCACCGACGACGCCGAGTACGTCGACATGCTCACCACACTGTCCGAGGGGTCGGTGCGGCGCAACTTCAATCCCTACCTCGACATCGAGTGGGATTCGCCGGAGTTTGCTGTAACTCCGAATGATCCCCGCTGGGTGCTTCCGGCGACCGATCCGATCGGTGGTCACCCGTGGTACCGGGCGCAGCCGCTGCAGCGTCAGATTGAGATCGGCATGTGGCGCCAGGCCAACGTGGCCAAGGTCGGCCTGCACTTCGAGAACATCCTGATCCGCGGTCTGATGCAGTACTCATTCTGGGTGCCCAACGGCTCGCCGGAGTACCGGTACTGCTTGCACGAGTCCGTGGAGGAGTGCAACCACACCCTGATGTTCCAGGAGATGGTCAACCACATCGGCAAGGACGTACCGGGTATGCCGATGCTCCTGAAGTGGCTGCAGCCGTTGATCCCGCTGGCTGCGGGGCCGCTGCCCATCCCGTTCTTCTTCGGTGTGCTCGCCGGCGAGGAACCCATCGACCACACGCAGAAGAACGTGCTGCGTGAAGGTAAAGAACTGCATCCGATCATGGAGCGGGTGATGGCGATCCACGTCGCAGAGGAAGCCCGCCATATCTCGTTCGCGCACCAGTACCTGCACAAGCGGGTACCGCACCTGCACCGTCGTCAGCGCTGGCTGCTATCGCTGTTCGTGCCGCTGACCATGCGCATCCTGTGCTCGGCGATCATTGTTCCGCCGCGGGCGTTCTGGAAGGAATTCGACATTCCACGCTCGGTGCGCAAGGACCTGTTCTTCGGCGCGCCCGAATCCCGCAAGATGCTGCGCGACATGTTCAGTGACGTGCGGATGCTGTGCACCGACACCGGACTGATGAACCCGATCGCCAAGCTCATGTGGAAGATCTGCAAGATCGACGGGCCGCCGAGCCGTTATCGCAGCGAGCCGCAGCGCGAGCACCTCGTCGCCGTCGCGTAG
- the map gene encoding type I methionyl aminopeptidase, whose protein sequence is MVKLKTQDEIEAMSAAGAVVAEGLRAVIAQATPGCTTADLNRIAADVLAGHGATSPFLNYHPRWAPSPFPAVLCVSVNDAVVHGVPDDTVLADGDLVSVDFGAILNGWCGDAARSFVVGTPRPADTALIKATDAALAAGIAAARPGNTLGDVGHAIATVARQAGYGLLADHGGHGVGRTMHEAPHVPNEGRRGKGLKIRSGLVIAIEPMLIADGTDDYLHDSDGWTLRTATGVRAAHSEHTVAVTPDGAQILTL, encoded by the coding sequence GTGGTCAAACTGAAGACGCAAGACGAGATCGAGGCCATGTCCGCCGCGGGAGCCGTCGTCGCAGAAGGGTTGCGGGCGGTGATCGCGCAGGCCACCCCCGGATGTACGACAGCCGATCTGAACCGGATCGCCGCCGACGTCCTGGCCGGTCACGGCGCCACGTCGCCCTTCCTGAACTACCACCCCCGCTGGGCCCCGAGCCCCTTCCCCGCGGTGCTGTGCGTGAGCGTGAACGACGCCGTCGTCCACGGCGTACCCGACGACACCGTGCTGGCCGACGGCGACCTGGTGTCGGTGGACTTCGGGGCAATCTTGAACGGCTGGTGCGGTGACGCTGCCCGCAGCTTCGTCGTCGGCACGCCCCGGCCTGCCGATACCGCGTTGATCAAGGCCACCGATGCGGCGCTCGCGGCAGGTATCGCAGCGGCCCGGCCCGGCAACACTCTCGGTGATGTTGGACACGCCATCGCGACCGTGGCGCGCCAGGCGGGCTACGGCCTGCTGGCCGATCACGGTGGTCACGGCGTCGGCCGCACAATGCACGAGGCGCCACACGTCCCCAACGAAGGGCGCCGCGGCAAGGGCCTCAAAATACGATCCGGCCTGGTGATCGCCATCGAACCGATGCTTATCGCCGACGGCACCGACGACTACCTGCACGACTCCGACGGCTGGACGCTGCGCACCGCGACCGGCGTGCGCGCCGCCCATAGCGAGCACACCGTCGCGGTCACCCCGGATGGAGCGCAGATTCTGACGCTCTAA
- the serC gene encoding phosphoserine transaminase produces MAELSIPADLKPRDGRFGCGPSKVRPEQLTALASAGDLFGTSHRQAPVKNLVGRVRDGLRQLFSLPDGYEVILGNGGSTAFWDAAAFGLIDKRSLHLTYGEFSSKFASCVAKNPFVGDPIVIKAEPGTAPEPTSDPSVDVVAWAHNETSTGVAVPVQRPAGDALVVIDATSAAGGLPVTITDADAYYFAPQKNFASDGGLWIAVLSPAALARIDAIAASNRWVPDFLSLPIAVDNSLKNQTYNTPAIATLILLAEQIDWLLSNGGLDWAVKRTADSSQRLYSWAESASFATPFVTDPALRSQVVGTIDFGEAVDAAAVAKTLRANGIVDTEPYRKLGRNQLRVGMFPAVDPEDVSALTRCVDWVVERL; encoded by the coding sequence GTGGCTGAACTCTCGATTCCCGCCGACCTGAAACCCCGTGACGGCCGCTTCGGCTGTGGACCGTCCAAGGTGCGTCCTGAACAGCTGACCGCCCTGGCCTCGGCCGGCGACCTGTTCGGCACCAGCCATCGGCAGGCGCCGGTGAAGAACCTCGTCGGCCGGGTGCGCGACGGGCTGCGTCAGCTGTTCTCGCTACCCGACGGCTACGAGGTCATTCTCGGCAACGGTGGCTCGACGGCGTTCTGGGACGCTGCGGCCTTCGGCCTGATCGACAAGCGGTCACTGCATCTGACCTACGGCGAATTCAGCTCGAAGTTCGCCTCGTGCGTCGCCAAGAACCCCTTCGTCGGCGACCCGATCGTCATCAAGGCCGAACCGGGCACCGCCCCGGAACCGACCTCGGACCCCTCGGTCGATGTCGTCGCCTGGGCGCACAACGAGACCTCGACGGGTGTCGCGGTACCCGTCCAGCGCCCTGCCGGCGACGCTCTCGTGGTCATCGACGCCACGTCCGCGGCCGGTGGCCTGCCGGTGACCATCACCGACGCCGACGCGTACTACTTCGCGCCGCAGAAGAACTTCGCCAGCGACGGCGGGCTGTGGATCGCGGTGCTCTCCCCCGCCGCACTGGCCCGCATCGACGCGATCGCCGCGTCGAACCGGTGGGTGCCCGACTTCCTGTCGCTGCCCATCGCCGTGGACAACAGCCTCAAGAACCAGACCTACAACACCCCGGCCATCGCCACGCTGATACTGCTGGCCGAGCAGATCGACTGGCTGCTGAGCAATGGCGGACTGGACTGGGCCGTCAAGCGCACCGCCGATTCCTCGCAGCGGCTGTACTCGTGGGCCGAGAGCGCGTCGTTCGCGACACCGTTCGTCACCGATCCCGCGCTGCGCTCCCAGGTGGTCGGCACCATCGACTTCGGCGAAGCCGTGGACGCTGCCGCGGTGGCGAAGACGTTGCGCGCCAACGGGATTGTCGACACCGAGCCGTACCGCAAGCTGGGCCGCAACCAGTTGCGCGTCGGCATGTTCCCCGCGGTCGATCCTGAAGACGTCAGCGCACTGACGCGCTGCGTGGACTGGGTCGTCGAACGACTCTGA
- the sepH gene encoding septation protein SepH, producing the protein MRELRVVGLDVDGKRIVCETDDSSELFSVRVDDRLRAAARGDRVASNQTQMDLEVHSVLRPKEIQAKIRAGASVEQLAAAAGVPIERVERFAHPVLLERARAAELATAAHPVLADGPAVLTLLETVTTSLVARGLDPDATSWDAWRNEDSRWTVQLSWKAGRSDNVAHFRFLPGAHGGTVTASDDTAQELINPDFNRSLRPVAMLPQLDFEAPESTPAAAAQPPLPEPVTEPEQPKPARSRKARPAVPAWEDVLLGVRSSGGQR; encoded by the coding sequence ATGCGAGAACTCAGAGTCGTCGGACTCGACGTCGACGGCAAGCGCATAGTCTGCGAAACCGACGACTCCTCGGAGTTGTTCAGTGTGCGGGTGGATGACCGACTGCGCGCCGCGGCGCGTGGCGACCGGGTTGCCTCGAATCAAACCCAGATGGATCTAGAGGTGCACAGCGTGCTGCGTCCCAAGGAGATTCAAGCAAAGATCCGTGCCGGCGCATCGGTCGAGCAGCTGGCGGCAGCCGCCGGTGTACCGATCGAGCGCGTGGAACGGTTTGCCCACCCGGTGCTGCTGGAACGGGCCCGTGCAGCCGAACTGGCCACCGCGGCACATCCGGTGCTCGCCGACGGTCCCGCGGTGCTGACACTGTTGGAAACAGTGACCACATCGCTGGTGGCTCGCGGGCTCGACCCGGACGCCACGAGTTGGGATGCCTGGCGCAACGAGGACAGCCGGTGGACCGTACAGCTCTCGTGGAAGGCGGGGCGCTCGGACAACGTCGCACACTTCCGGTTCCTCCCGGGAGCCCACGGCGGAACCGTCACCGCATCCGATGACACCGCCCAAGAATTGATCAACCCGGACTTCAACCGGTCCCTGCGTCCCGTGGCGATGCTGCCGCAACTCGATTTTGAGGCGCCTGAATCCACGCCCGCGGCTGCCGCCCAGCCCCCTCTGCCCGAGCCGGTCACCGAGCCCGAGCAGCCCAAGCCCGCCCGCTCCCGCAAGGCCCGCCCGGCTGTGCCGGCCTGGGAGGATGTGCTGCTGGGTGTGCGTTCGTCCGGTGGACAGCGTTGA
- a CDS encoding DUF2537 domain-containing protein: MTDDSTPWGTGLTVAGFVAAVLAAAIVVLGLGLTRVHPLLAIGLNMVAVGGLAPTVWGWRHRPVWRWFVLGAGAGVAIGWVVLLATVLSQ, translated from the coding sequence GTGACCGACGATTCGACGCCTTGGGGAACTGGGCTGACCGTGGCCGGTTTCGTAGCCGCGGTGCTTGCGGCGGCCATCGTGGTTCTCGGCCTGGGCCTGACCCGGGTGCATCCCCTGCTGGCGATCGGCCTGAACATGGTGGCGGTCGGTGGTCTCGCGCCGACGGTGTGGGGTTGGCGGCACCGGCCCGTGTGGCGCTGGTTCGTCCTCGGGGCGGGAGCGGGGGTGGCCATCGGCTGGGTGGTGCTGTTGGCGACAGTGCTGTCGCAGTGA
- a CDS encoding RNA methyltransferase translates to MSALQVIDIEDPADPRIDDFRDLNSVDRRPDLPSGKGLVIAEGVLVVQRMLASRFVPRALLGTDRRLGELAEDLTGASVPFYRASAEVMAAAVGFHLNRGVLASASRPPELPVAQVISGARTVVVLEGVNDHENLGSIFRNAAGLAVDAVVFGAGCADPLYRRAVRVSMGHALLVPFARAQSWPADLKLLQDNGFRVLAMTPDVAAATLPEVMPDLQTERVAILVGAEGPGLTEHTMRASDVRVRIPMSRGTDSLNVATAAALAFYERARLLGPT, encoded by the coding sequence GTGAGCGCGTTGCAGGTCATCGATATCGAGGATCCGGCCGATCCACGGATAGACGATTTCCGCGACCTCAACAGCGTGGATCGCCGGCCGGATCTGCCCAGCGGCAAGGGTTTGGTGATTGCCGAGGGCGTGCTGGTGGTGCAACGCATGCTGGCCTCGCGGTTCGTTCCGCGGGCATTGCTCGGCACCGATCGGCGGCTGGGCGAACTGGCCGAGGACCTCACCGGTGCGTCGGTCCCGTTCTACCGGGCCAGCGCCGAAGTGATGGCCGCCGCGGTCGGCTTCCATCTCAACCGCGGCGTGCTGGCGTCGGCGTCACGGCCGCCGGAATTGCCAGTGGCCCAGGTGATCTCCGGCGCCCGCACCGTGGTGGTGCTCGAGGGCGTCAACGACCACGAGAACCTGGGGTCGATCTTCCGCAACGCTGCCGGGTTGGCCGTAGATGCGGTGGTGTTCGGGGCAGGATGTGCCGATCCGCTCTATCGTCGTGCGGTGCGGGTGTCGATGGGGCACGCGCTGCTGGTGCCGTTCGCCCGCGCGCAATCCTGGCCGGCTGATCTGAAACTATTGCAGGACAACGGTTTCCGCGTGCTTGCCATGACCCCGGATGTGGCTGCGGCGACGCTGCCCGAGGTGATGCCGGACCTGCAAACTGAGCGGGTGGCGATACTGGTCGGCGCCGAGGGGCCGGGTTTGACCGAGCACACCATGCGGGCCAGCGATGTGCGGGTCCGGATCCCCATGTCGCGCGGCACTGATTCGCTCAATGTGGCCACCGCGGCGGCCTTGGCGTTCTACGAACGGGCCCGACTGCTGGGACCCACGTAG
- a CDS encoding DUF2530 domain-containing protein produces the protein MTDEPQPPPLPAWLLEPWPVIVVIATGWLIATVLAFTLPALHSWRPLSLAGLAIGVFGTSIFLWQRHAVRRGARGAQRGLT, from the coding sequence ATGACCGACGAGCCGCAACCGCCGCCATTGCCTGCCTGGCTCCTGGAGCCGTGGCCGGTGATCGTGGTGATCGCGACGGGGTGGCTGATCGCGACGGTCCTGGCTTTCACGCTGCCGGCTCTGCACAGTTGGCGACCGCTGTCGCTGGCGGGCCTCGCGATCGGTGTCTTCGGTACCTCAATTTTCCTGTGGCAACGGCACGCCGTGCGTCGCGGTGCGCGCGGTGCCCAACGTGGACTGACCTGA
- a CDS encoding SRPBCC family protein — translation MAAPLLQAQIDIDAPVDTVWKLISDLRRMPQWSPQCRLMKLRGPLRPGARTFNLNKRKFTYWPTTSTITEVIPQQKLAFKVDANNTVWSYELQPTESGTRVIESRHAENGVKAISNALINTFMGGVPSFENELVDGMNASLARIKAAAER, via the coding sequence ATGGCTGCGCCGCTGCTACAAGCCCAGATCGACATCGATGCACCGGTTGACACCGTGTGGAAGCTCATCTCCGATCTGCGCCGGATGCCACAGTGGAGCCCGCAATGCCGGTTGATGAAACTGCGCGGGCCGCTGCGTCCCGGTGCCCGCACCTTCAACCTGAACAAGCGCAAGTTCACCTACTGGCCAACAACCAGCACCATCACCGAGGTCATCCCGCAGCAGAAGCTGGCCTTCAAGGTCGACGCCAACAACACGGTCTGGTCCTACGAACTTCAGCCCACCGAATCGGGCACCCGGGTCATCGAGAGCCGCCACGCCGAGAACGGCGTGAAGGCGATCTCCAACGCACTGATCAACACCTTCATGGGCGGAGTTCCGAGCTTCGAGAACGAACTCGTCGACGGCATGAACGCGTCACTGGCCCGTATCAAGGCGGCCGCCGAACGCTAG
- a CDS encoding DUF3027 domain-containing protein has protein sequence MTEPVEQAESSEQAVISEPAPEAAPDTGAASTPGLEALLMGAVEQARAALAEFSGAETVGEYLGATFEDPSSATHRFLANLTGYRGWQWAVVVAAYPGADHTTISELVLVPGPTALLAPQWVPWQDRIRPGDLGPGDLLAPPPEDPRLTPGFMASGDPLIDDTVVELGLGRRQILSPLGRAEAAQRWHDGEYGPGSAMARATRRVCRDCGFYLPLGGALGVMFGVCANELAADGHVVEAGFGCGAHSDTPQPPGTGSPLYEPYDDGVLDLAD, from the coding sequence ATGACCGAGCCCGTCGAGCAGGCCGAGAGTTCTGAGCAGGCCGTGATATCCGAGCCGGCGCCCGAAGCCGCACCGGACACCGGTGCTGCGTCGACGCCGGGTCTCGAGGCGTTGCTGATGGGCGCCGTAGAACAAGCACGCGCGGCGCTGGCGGAGTTCAGCGGCGCGGAGACGGTCGGCGAGTATCTCGGCGCCACGTTCGAGGACCCCAGTTCGGCGACCCATCGTTTCCTGGCCAACCTGACCGGCTACCGGGGCTGGCAGTGGGCGGTCGTGGTAGCGGCCTATCCGGGCGCAGACCACACCACCATCAGTGAGCTGGTCTTGGTGCCGGGACCGACGGCCCTCCTCGCGCCGCAATGGGTGCCCTGGCAGGACCGCATCCGGCCGGGCGATCTGGGACCGGGCGACCTGCTGGCCCCGCCGCCGGAAGATCCGCGGCTGACACCCGGCTTCATGGCCTCCGGTGACCCGCTGATTGACGACACCGTGGTGGAGCTGGGGCTCGGCCGCCGCCAGATACTCAGCCCCCTGGGGCGGGCCGAAGCCGCGCAGCGCTGGCACGACGGTGAGTACGGCCCGGGTTCGGCGATGGCCCGCGCGACCCGTCGGGTATGTCGCGACTGCGGCTTCTACCTTCCGCTCGGTGGCGCCCTGGGCGTGATGTTCGGAGTGTGTGCCAACGAACTGGCGGCTGACGGCCACGTCGTGGAGGCCGGCTTCGGCTGCGGGGCCCATTCGGACACCCCGCAACCGCCGGGAACCGGTTCCCCGCTGTACGAGCCGTACGACGACGGAGTGCTCGACCTCGCCGACTAG